The Ruania halotolerans genome contains the following window.
GGCGGACTGACCACGACAGGGTGTGAGAAGCCGAGCGAGAACTCGAGATCGGAGCCCTTGGGCACCACGCGGAACCCTGTTCCGACGATCTCCAGCTTCTTCTCGTACCCCTGCGTCACGCCCTGGACACAGTTGGCGATGAGCGTCCGGGTCAGACCGTGCAGAGAGCGTGACTCACGCTCTTCGTTCGGTCGGCTCACCACAATGGCGCCGTCGTCGTCACGGGAGACCGTGATCGGCGAGGCAACAGTGTGGGAAAGCGTGCCCTTCGGCCCCTTGACAGTGACGGCCTGGCCGTCGATGTTCACGTCGACACCGCTGGGCACGGCGACGGGGATCTTGCCAATTCGAGACATGGTGTGGCTCCTTTCGATCCCTCGATCACCAGACGTAGGCGAGGACTTCCCCACCCACGCCCTTCTTGGCCGCCTGCTTGTCGGTGAGCAGACCGGAGGAAGTGGACAGAATGGCCACTCCCAGTCCGCCGAGCACCTTGGGCAGGTTGGTTGACTTCGCGTAGACACGCAGGCCCGGCTTCGATACCCGGCGCACTCCCGCGAGCGAACGCTCGCGATTCGGGCCGAACTTCAACTGCAGGGTCAGCGTCTTGCCCACCTCAGCGTCCTCGACGGTCCAGCCACTGATGTAGCCCTCCGCCTCGAGGATCTCCGCGATGTGGGACTTCAACTTCGAGTACGGCATGGCTGCCGACTCATGGAACGCCGAGTTCGCGTTGCGCAGGCGCGTCAACATGTCGGCGATGGGGTCTGTCATTGTCATCGGGCTGCTGCCCTTCCTCGTCGCGGTTTCCTCGCGGACCTGCGACGTAGTCGATTTACCAGCTGCTCTTGGTCACGCCGGGGAGCTGACCGGCGAGCGCCATATCACGCAGGCACACGCGGCACAGGCCGAACTTGCGATACACCGAGTGCGGACGCCCGCACTTGGCGCACCGGGTGTAGGCGCGCACCGCGAACTTCGGCTTGCGGTTGGCCTTCTGGATCAGTGCAGTCTTCGCCACGTCAGTTCTCCTTGAACGGGAAGCCGAGGCGACGCAGCAGCGAGCGACCCTCGTCGTCGGTAGTGGCCGTGGTCACGACCGTGATGTCCATACCGCGCACGCGGTCGATCTTGTCCTGATCGATCTCGTGGAACATCGACTGTTCCACCAGGCCGAAGGTGTAGTTGCCGTGACCGTCGAACTGCTTCGAGGAGAGCCCGCGGAAGTCGCGGATTCGCGGGAGAGCAAGGGTGAGCA
Protein-coding sequences here:
- the rplF gene encoding 50S ribosomal protein L6, which codes for MSRIGKIPVAVPSGVDVNIDGQAVTVKGPKGTLSHTVASPITVSRDDDGAIVVSRPNEERESRSLHGLTRTLIANCVQGVTQGYEKKLEIVGTGFRVVPKGSDLEFSLGFSHPVVVSPPEGITFQVESATKFSVSGIDKQVVGEVAANIRKIRKPEPYKGKGVRYAGEQVRRKVGKAGK
- the rpsH gene encoding 30S ribosomal protein S8 — encoded protein: MTMTDPIADMLTRLRNANSAFHESAAMPYSKLKSHIAEILEAEGYISGWTVEDAEVGKTLTLQLKFGPNRERSLAGVRRVSKPGLRVYAKSTNLPKVLGGLGVAILSTSSGLLTDKQAAKKGVGGEVLAYVW
- a CDS encoding type Z 30S ribosomal protein S14; translation: MAKTALIQKANRKPKFAVRAYTRCAKCGRPHSVYRKFGLCRVCLRDMALAGQLPGVTKSSW